The DNA sequence ATCCGGGAATTGAAGGCCTGATCGGCAGTGTTCAGGGATGGACTTTCCTGGACAGATTCGATCTGCCGGGTATCGACTGGCCGTCGGTCGCCAGCAGGACTCTTTCTCAAACTGCCTCCTTTGTGTCGGAAGTGATCAACAGGACCTCCGCCGGGGTCGTCTCGGTAATAGCGGATACCTTTGTTATCTTCTTTTCCCTCTTCTTCTTTTTTAAAGACGGTCTTTCCATGCTTGAGGCGCTCAAGACGGCTTTACCTCTGGAGCCCCGGCATGTGGAACGGATAGCCGGCGAATTTCGGCGCACCAGCAAGGCAGCGGTTTCCGCAACTGTAATAATCGGGCTGATCCAGGGATTAATAGGGTCCTTTACCTTTCTTGTTGTGGGTATTAAGGCATGGCTGCTATGGGGAGTAATTATGACAATCTTGTCGATAGTACCCCTTGTAGGTTCCTATCTGATTATGGTGCCCGGGGCATTAATACTACTGGCCCAGGGCAGGATCTGGGCTGCGGTATTCGTTCTTGTAATGGCGACGGCAGCCTCCTATGGAGCTGATTACCTGCTGAGGCCGCGGCTGGTGGGCCGGGATGCCAAGCTGCATGACCTCCTGGTATTCGTTGCATCCCTCGGCGGACTGGCGGTATTCGGCCTCATGGGCTTTATCGTAGGTCCGGTGATTGCCAGTGTTCTGGTGGCGATGCTGAACATCTTTAAGGAAGGCTTTGCGGAGTCGGCACTTGAGGAGGAGGAAGAGTGATCCCCTGTGCCATTATCGGTCTGGGGCGTATTGCTTCCCTGCTGGAAGATGATACCCGGCGCGAGAAGCCTGC is a window from the Marispirochaeta sp. genome containing:
- a CDS encoding AI-2E family transporter; the encoded protein is MENRTILLLILISALAVFAYITRFFFVPIVVALTIANLFQPLLGKMLSLWRGRRGMASFCTTFIIFLVVAVPVYLVAQLLVVQALDLYSFLRAYLQDPGIEGLIGSVQGWTFLDRFDLPGIDWPSVASRTLSQTASFVSEVINRTSAGVVSVIADTFVIFFSLFFFFKDGLSMLEALKTALPLEPRHVERIAGEFRRTSKAAVSATVIIGLIQGLIGSFTFLVVGIKAWLLWGVIMTILSIVPLVGSYLIMVPGALILLAQGRIWAAVFVLVMATAASYGADYLLRPRLVGRDAKLHDLLVFVASLGGLAVFGLMGFIVGPVIASVLVAMLNIFKEGFAESALEEEEE